The Hordeum vulgare subsp. vulgare chromosome 4H, MorexV3_pseudomolecules_assembly, whole genome shotgun sequence genomic interval TGCAGCCGCTAGCTCATTCTTTGAATTAAGTTCCCGTTGGACATACCATGACATTGTTGTTAGACGATCTCTGTTACTTATAGTCATGACATAATGGTGTGCATTATACCTGAATGTTATTCTTTGGAGCATGTTATGTAGAAAATGTTAGTGATAGAGGTTACTGTCTGCAGGTGCTACACTTGGTCGCCAGAAAGACATCCTAATATAGAGGAATGCATGATAAAGGTTCCCAAAGCACATGGCGTACAAGAAACTGACTCACCACGTTCAAGATGCTACTCATGCTCATCAACAGGACACTCTCCTCTTGGCTCTCCTATTGCATTGAAATGCAGGCCTGCCAGGTTGGCCAATTTACTGGACAAGAATGAAGTGCTAGATCTGTACATCGATGGGGAGCAAGAAGCACATGAGAAACATAAGCAGAAATTCCCGATCAGAACTGCAGCTCCTCATTTGGGATGTGGAAGGCCACCTCGACCTCAATCTACCGCTCCATCTTCACCAAAATCTTGCAAAGAAATATATGAGAACTACTCAAACATAGACAAGATTTTGCAAGATTTGGAGGATGGAGCTTTACCCCTGACCTGCCACCATCAACTTGCTCAGGAAGGGGCAATGGGCACCTTGAAGGCGAGATCTGTGTGTGATTCAGATGGAAATGACACAAGTCTATTTGAAGGATCTTCTGATAATTTTTCTCACTCGGAGGAATGCAAATCACATAGCGTGACTACAGTGGAAGATATCTATGAGGACTCACGAGATCTACAACCTCAATGCTTCTATGGATATTCAGTGAATCCTCTTTTCGGGGCAACCTCAAGATGCTCTGATGCTGATACTTGTCATCGTGATGGGTCTTGTGGTTTTCATAACAAGAACTTGGAAGAAGATACTGATGATAAGTTGCTTCGAAGAACTAAAGAATTGGATGCATGCTTTATGGTTCCTTCTGAAGAAATGAGCGAGCTTAACATGCTCAGGGATAAGAGATTGAACTCAACTGACATTATGCAGCTGGTTCTTAGCTTGATTGAAGACAGAAAACAATTGGCACTCGAACTATCTTCACAGGTTAAGGCACGTCTTACAGAAAGGTTTGCAGCCAAAGAGCAATATAAGCAATCCAAGGTAGAATTAGACTCTAGAACTAGAAGCCTGGAGAATGAGAAGACTGATGTGCAAACTACCTTGGAACGGGAGCTTGACAGAAGGTCAAATGATTGGTCAGCCAGGCTGGCAAGATTTCAAGCCGAAGAACAGCGACTACGGGATAGAGTAATGGAGCTAGCAGAGCAGAATGTGTCATTTCAGAGAGAAGTTACTTTGTTTGAATCGAAACGAGTTGAGGCTTCTAACAAGATTACAAGTTTGGAACTGCAAAACAAACAACTGAATGATGAGATGGAGAAAGTTAAAGGTGAGCACACCAGTCTTTACAGATCCTCAGTAGAGTTGCATGATAGCTTTACAAAAGCTGCAGAAGAAAGGGACCAAATCCAAGAATGCTTAAAATCCAAAGAAGATAACAGTAGGGCACTGCACAAGGTGATTGCAAGGTTACAAGGGGCATCTAATGAGCAGGAAAAAACAATAAATGGGCTCAGGCAAGGATTTAGTGCTGAATTAGAAAATAGATCTGTTGGAAGTAGCGAAAGCATCACCAGGATGCAAATAGAACTCTTGAGACTTACTGGAGTTGAGCAAAAGCTGAGAAAAGAAATTCAGTCCTGTAACCTTGAAGTAGAGTCTCTTCAGCAAGAGAACATAGGGATTTTAAATCGTCTACAAAGCAGTGGGAATGGATTAAGTTTATCCTCACATCGTCTTGACCTGGAACTTCACGCTAGAGTGGACAACTTGCAGATGCAAGGCTTATCGTTGCTTGAAGATACTAGCTGTCTTTGTGGCAAGTTGTTGGGCGTCATGAAATCCAAGAGTGAGACAATTGGCAGTGTTGATGCACTAGCAGACATTGAATACACTCTGAAGTACCAGAACCTAAGACAAGGAATGGATAATTTAGCCCTTAGTCTGAGAAAAGTTAAATCTGTGTTGGTTGAAAAACACAATAAAGAAGACAACACAGTGGGTGTTCCTGTGGGACATGATACATTATATAGGGTATGAAACCTGCTTTGTATATTGCTGTTCTTGAGTAAAGTGTAAGTTGTTCACTGGTTTATCATTTTGCACTAGAGAATGACATCAAGCTAGCAACATTCTTTTAGAACTAATATAGTAAATTTTGTGTTACCATGAAATGTGCTCGAGAAAAATATGTTAATTTACATAATACAAATATATTATGAAGCCAAGTTGCTTAAAGAGGTACTCTATAACATTAAAATACCGCACAATATTTATATTGGCATGGCCAGCTGAAGCTAGTACCAGAAGCAGAAACCTAACCAAGCTTTCTTATTTTGTTTTCGGCGATGTACGATGACTTTGAAATTAAGCTAAAAGAAGAAGCTTTGCTCAATAGAGTATTGAAGGAAAAGCTACTGTCAAGGGAATTGGACATTGAACAATTGCAGTCAGATGTAGCATCTTTTGTCCGGATCCAAGATGTCATGCAAAATGAGATCCGTAGATCTCAGGATGAAGTATGTCGCATAGCCCACAAGTTCAAGCATTTTGAACTTCAGGTAACCATACATCTGCTAATGTTGTTTGATCATGAGTTAATCCCATTTCCCATTCAGCAAATCGTCAGTTTTGTTATTTCTGCCTTAAGTTATTGGTGCAAGGCCCACATGCATTTTCAGATACTAAAAAGGACGGCACACATGTTTGCTATCCGTGGCACTATTAAGCTATTACCGAGATTTTCCCTTTAAAAAACAATTACTAAGATTAAGTCGGCTCAGATTTTGAGCGATGTAGAATAAGATCCAAATTCAGCTAGCGGTGGTGTAGCTACTCATAACTTATACTACCTCTGTTTCTGAATGTAAGACGTTTTTCAGTTCTACTTGTCATGTATAATCCCTCTGAAGTTGCTCTCAGCTATTGCTTGATGTACATAATTCTCAGCAAGTCTTGTTTGTTGCTTCAGTTAATGAATGAGCAGAAAAGGAAGTGCTTCTATCCTCTGGTCAATAATGCACAAAATTTTGAAGTtgcaacaaatccatatcgagaaCTGTGTCCCAAATCCCCATTTATTGAGCATCTCATGTCATATGCCTGTGCATGTCACTAACATTATATTTGGTTGCAACTTGCAGGTTTTGAAGAAAGACGAAAGCATTAACCAGATGCAACAGGATTTTCAGGAATCTGCAAAGGAGTTGACCACCCTCCGGTGCAACC includes:
- the LOC123448768 gene encoding paramyosin-like isoform X1; the protein is MQTDYWTFQEMRRFFPFRSFTSNAGEPAPAHDKKSENKLDEGGTNGASHSPDTRALRSRRRHGKLRSEESPNPQLGRCLSFTSSAIDHSLDERAMRFSGDIPWFSSSNVPRHVADVECYTWSPERHPNIEECMIKVPKAHGVQETDSPRSRCYSCSSTGHSPLGSPIALKCRPARLANLLDKNEVLDLYIDGEQEAHEKHKQKFPIRTAAPHLGCGRPPRPQSTAPSSPKSCKEIYENYSNIDKILQDLEDGALPLTCHHQLAQEGAMGTLKARSVCDSDGNDTSLFEGSSDNFSHSEECKSHSVTTVEDIYEDSRDLQPQCFYGYSVNPLFGATSRCSDADTCHRDGSCGFHNKNLEEDTDDKLLRRTKELDACFMVPSEEMSELNMLRDKRLNSTDIMQLVLSLIEDRKQLALELSSQVKARLTERFAAKEQYKQSKVELDSRTRSLENEKTDVQTTLERELDRRSNDWSARLARFQAEEQRLRDRVMELAEQNVSFQREVTLFESKRVEASNKITSLELQNKQLNDEMEKVKGEHTSLYRSSVELHDSFTKAAEERDQIQECLKSKEDNSRALHKVIARLQGASNEQEKTINGLRQGFSAELENRSVGSSESITRMQIELLRLTGVEQKLRKEIQSCNLEVESLQQENIGILNRLQSSGNGLSLSSHRLDLELHARVDNLQMQGLSLLEDTSCLCGKLLGVMKSKSETIGSVDALADIEYTLKYQNLRQGMDNLALSLRKVKSVLVEKHNKEDNTVGVPVGHDTLYRLKEEALLNRVLKEKLLSRELDIEQLQSDVASFVRIQDVMQNEIRRSQDEVCRIAHKFKHFELQVLKKDESINQMQQDFQESAKELTTLRCNLKSVSDERDSLWQETKHLRKTVSTLQNDVASLKQKIKSLDEDIQLKEGEILLHEGEISILRDSIDRPFDIICSPRSMKQLDME
- the LOC123448768 gene encoding paramyosin-like isoform X2; the protein is MQNYWTFQEMRRFFPFRSFTSNAGEPAPAHDKKSENKLDEGGTNGASHSPDTRALRSRRRHGKLRSEESPNPQLGRCLSFTSSAIDHSLDERAMRFSGDIPWFSSSNVPRHVADVECYTWSPERHPNIEECMIKVPKAHGVQETDSPRSRCYSCSSTGHSPLGSPIALKCRPARLANLLDKNEVLDLYIDGEQEAHEKHKQKFPIRTAAPHLGCGRPPRPQSTAPSSPKSCKEIYENYSNIDKILQDLEDGALPLTCHHQLAQEGAMGTLKARSVCDSDGNDTSLFEGSSDNFSHSEECKSHSVTTVEDIYEDSRDLQPQCFYGYSVNPLFGATSRCSDADTCHRDGSCGFHNKNLEEDTDDKLLRRTKELDACFMVPSEEMSELNMLRDKRLNSTDIMQLVLSLIEDRKQLALELSSQVKARLTERFAAKEQYKQSKVELDSRTRSLENEKTDVQTTLERELDRRSNDWSARLARFQAEEQRLRDRVMELAEQNVSFQREVTLFESKRVEASNKITSLELQNKQLNDEMEKVKGEHTSLYRSSVELHDSFTKAAEERDQIQECLKSKEDNSRALHKVIARLQGASNEQEKTINGLRQGFSAELENRSVGSSESITRMQIELLRLTGVEQKLRKEIQSCNLEVESLQQENIGILNRLQSSGNGLSLSSHRLDLELHARVDNLQMQGLSLLEDTSCLCGKLLGVMKSKSETIGSVDALADIEYTLKYQNLRQGMDNLALSLRKVKSVLVEKHNKEDNTVGVPVGHDTLYRLKEEALLNRVLKEKLLSRELDIEQLQSDVASFVRIQDVMQNEIRRSQDEVCRIAHKFKHFELQVLKKDESINQMQQDFQESAKELTTLRCNLKSVSDERDSLWQETKHLRKTVSTLQNDVASLKQKIKSLDEDIQLKEGEILLHEGEISILRDSIDRPFDIICSPRSMKQLDME